TATGTTACTTACAATCAAAATCTATATAACGATTTGATTGAAGCCAATTCTGATTATGAATATGATCAATCTTCTTTATCACAAGAAAGACTTAAAAGAGCAAAGGAAATATTTTCTACACTTAGAATAGGTGATATTGTTCCTATTAATGATTATTCAAAGTTTAGACCTTCTCAAAACTTTGAATCAATTTCAGATAAGCTTAATGAAATTCATAAGCTTATTAAAGAAACAGATCATTCTGTTTTGACTGAGCTTAGCGCAAAACTAGATTCAGTAGTTAACGATATAAAATCTGTTTTTGGCGATAAAGATTTAAGCATAGATAACGGTAATATAAATCAAGTTTTAGATGAAATTACAGCATTAAAAGAAAATCTTGTCGTTGTAGGCGAACAAAGACATCAAGAAATTCTTAATGAAATTTCGGCTTTAAAAAATGATTTTGCTAATAAAAACATTTCTGAACAGGATTATGATATCAAGGCACAGTTATATGCTTTGCAAGAGGAAATAAGAGAGAAATATATCAATAATGATCTTGCAATTCTAAATTCTGTTAATGAAATTAAAGATCAGCTAAGTGTTTTATCTGATATTTCTGAACTTGATGATGTTCCAGGCGTTAGCAATGAAGAAATATTAAATGAAATAAAAACTTTAAAAGAACAGCTATATGTTCAAAAGGGTGAGTTTGACCCTGAAATTTTAGATGAAATCCGCAATTTAAAAGAATTGCTGGCAACTTCTAAAAAAGAGGAATCATATAGCGATATTATTAACGGGCTTAATAATATTGAAAAACGCCTTGATGAAATTAATCAATCTGAAAAGCAAGATTATAATACTATATTAACTTCAGCTTTAGAGGTTTTAACTCATCAAATTGACGAATTATCCGAAAAAACTCAAAATCTTGGTAAGATAGATAATAGTGAACTTTTAAACGAAATTGCTGATTTAAAAACACAAATTCAGTCTATTACAGTACCTACTGTTGTTAACGAAGGCGGAGAAAAGGTTAAGTTAGATTATAGCGAACTTAATGAGCAGTTAGACAAAATCAATAATGCGTTAGCAGGTTTGCAAAACGTAAGAGAAGATGATTCAAACAATGACCTAGCTATAAATGTCTTTAGAGACAGCATGATAGAGGTGCTCAATGAAATAACTTCGCTAAAAGATGAGGTTATTTATCAAACTGAAAGAAACGATAATATTATAAATGAGATTAATTCATTAAGACAACAACTTACTGAAAATTCTTCGGAATATGCTCAAAACACCGATGCAGTTTTGACCAATGAGCTAAATGAAATAAAAGAATTAATCAATACTCGTTTAAATGATTATGAGCAAAGTAAACAGGCTTATCAGAGTATTCTAGATGAATTTGGCAGCTTAAAAGAAATGCTCGCTCAACAGAATACTCAAAGCATGCCTATTGCTGGAAATATTGATAATACGGAAGTATTAAAAACATTAAATGAACTTAAAGAAGATTTGTTAATCAGCAAAGCAGATACTGATAATTCATTTATTGTTGAAACTTCTTCAATCAGAGAACAGTTAGGCGCGTTAAAAAAGACGTTAGACTTTAATAAGATATCTGAAGATATAACTGAACTAAAAGAAAGCATTAAAACAAATCAGCCTCAGATTGATACTCAAGTAATAAGAGAAATCATTAGAGAAGAACTTCGGAATACTAGAACAAGCGAACTAACTTTGGGAATAGCTGCTATTGAAAAGCAAATGGCAGAATTAAAGCAAGAATTATCTCGTCGTCATGAGGCAGATACTGCAACGCTTAATTTTATGGTTCAGATTGCTGCAATGCTTGATAAGCAGCAGCATAGTGATGAAAGCGAAAATTCTTCATTAATAAATGATGTAAATAAGTTAAAAGATGAAATTAACAGTTTGAAAACTACCAAAAACGATAAAATTGCTGAAGAATCAGAGAAGTTTACAAAAACATTGTCTTCATTAAAAGAAGATTTATCTCATATCGCACAAATAGCTGAACTTGATGATGATAATGCTGATACTAATGTTACAATGAAAGAAGCGGTTGCCGAACTTGATTTTAATGCAGTTAAGGATGAAAAAGATAAAGAGGCTACGCTTAAACAAAACGATGAATTAACGCAAAAAGAACTTTTGAGAAAGCAATTGTTAGAAGGCGGATTGCCTGCTAGCAGCGTAGATGAGATAATTAACAGCATTTACCCAAAAGATTAATAAGGTGATTAGGTTACAATAAAAGATTAATAAAAATTGACCAATTGACCGCTCGATGGTATTTTATTATTACAAATTAAGAAAAATATTATTGGAGGTCAATTATGGAAAATATAAAAAGCATTTTAAATAAAGAAGTAGCAAATTTTGCTGTTCTTTATACAAAACTACATAATTATCATTGGTACGTTAAAGGCAAATTATTTTACACATTGCATTCAAAACTAGAAGAACTTTATGATGCTGTAACAGGATTTTATGACGATGTTGCAGAAAGACTTCTTATGATTGGCGGACGTCCTGCAGCTACTTTGAAAGAATATTTGGCATTAGCAACTATTCAAGAAGCAAGCGGCAATGAAACAACTGAAGACATGATAAAGACTGTCTTAAAAGATTTTGAAAAAGTTATTGGAGAACTTGCAGAAGGAATAAAGGCTGCTAACGAAGCAGGCGATGATGTAACAGCAGATTTGCTAGTTGGTATTTCAAAAGACTTACAAAAACAGGCATGGATGCTAAGAACAGTAACTGAATAAATATTATAAAAAAGTCTAAACGGCGTGATATTTCACGCCGTTTTTTATTTAACAATCTGTGTTAAGAATAAAACACAGACTGGAAATCTTAAGATGAAACTCTTATTATTTCTCCGCCTAATTGTCTGAATTTTTCTTCAATAGCATAATATCCTCGGTCTATATGATAAACATTATTAATTACCGTAGTTCCTTTAGCAGCAAGGCCGGCTAAAACCAAAGCAGCACCGCCGCGAAGATCCATAGCAGTAACTTCTGCGCCTTGCAGATGACTTACACCGCGTACAATTGCCATGCGATCTCTTACAGTAATATTAGCGCCCATTTTTATCAATTCCGGACAGTGTTTGAATCTTGTTTCAAACATATTCTCTATAATCATACATGTACCGTCTGAAATTGCCTGAAGTGCAGTCATAGGTGCTTGCAAGTCAGTAGGAAAGCCGGGATAAGGTAGGGTTTCTATTATTTGAGCGGTTATAGGCCTTTGTTTGCACTCGATTTCGATGTAATTAGGACCGATTTGAAACTCGCATCCGCTTTCACGCAGTTTAGCTATCAAAGCATATAGGTGCTCGCTTTGAAAATTATTTACTTTAATTTTTCCGCCGCATATTGCACAAGCAATAAGATATGTTCCGCCAATTATGCGATCAGGAATAGGGGTGTATTCACAATCAGTCAATGTTTCTACGCCCTGAATAGTTATTGTACTTGTTCCTGCACCAGAAATTTTTCCGCCCATTGAGTTTATAAAGTTTTGTAAATCAATAATTTCAGGCTCTTTTGCCGCATTTCTTATCTCAGTAGTTCCTTCAATCAAAACTGCAGCCATCATAAGATTTTCAGTAGCGCCTACACTGGGATAATCAAGATGAATAACTCCGCCTCGCATATTTGTGCCGTCGCAGATAATAAAACCATGTTCTTCTTTAATCTTGACATTAAGGTCTTTTAATCCTTTTAGATGCAGGTCAATAGGACGAATTCCAATATCACAACCGCCTGGATAAGAAACTTTGGCTGCTCTAAATCTGCTTAAAATTGAACCAAGCATAAAAATAGAAGAACGTATTTCTCTAGCAAGGTCTTGAGGAATTTCCCAACTATGTGCTTTGATGCAATTAATGTGAAGATCTCTGTCATGCCATGTATACGTACAACCCAAAGTTGACAAAATGTTTAGCATGTTATATACATCTGTTATTGGCATAATATTATGTAATACAGTTTTTCCGCTGTTAAGTATGCTTGCTGCCAATATTGGTAAAACTGCGTTTTTGGATGTGTCAACCGCTATTTCGCCATGCAACGGTTTGCCGCCCGTAATAATAAGTTTTTCCTTATTTTTATCCATTGTGTTACTCCAATTTCTTCGAATGTGTTTTTAGGGCTTTTTCGTTTTTGTGCAAAAAAACAATTTGGTTGGACATTACATAATATGGCAGAGGAAGAATATTGGTTAATAAATTAGGAGGTAATGAAAGGCTGTTAAAGACGCAGAGCATTAACACAATGAAAAGAATAAAATATATAATTAATATAAAGTTTTATCTCATTATAAAAGTAACAAATATAGTTAATAATAATTGGTGTTTATATAGTGCAGATCTCACAGTCAAATATTGACATCACTTGATAGGCATTTTATCTTATGTTATAATACATAAAAATAAGGAGACGTTATGGCTGAATTTATTCCCAACAATGATGAAATTCAAGAATCCGCGATTAATAATTATAAAATGCCGCGAATTTTAAAAATGATTGCTTTGCGCGGTTTGGTGATTTTCCCTTATATGAGTGTTAGTTTTGATATAGCAAGGGACAAATCTCTTTTTGCGCTGAATAAAGCATTAGAAAATGATGAGCAGATTTTTTTGGTTACTCAAAAACATGCCTCTCAAAACGATCCTGCTCCTAAAGATATATATCGAATTGGTACCATATGCAAAATAAAACAAGTACTTAAGATGCCTGGAGATACACTAAGAGTTTTAGCTGAAGGTATAGAACGTGCAGAGATTGAAAGTTATCACAGCATTAAGCCTTACTTTGAAGTCGTTTTAAAAGATATGCCTGCTGATAATTCAGATCCTTTACTTATCGAAGCTATGAAAAGAATAGCTAAAGAAAACTTTGAAGAGTATTCAAGATATGATACCAAAATTGTTACTGATAACTTTGCACATATCGATATAGAGACTGAACCTGAAAAGTTTGTTTATGCGGTAGGACAGTATATTTATACAAAAGAATCTGACAGGCAAGAGCTGTTATCTATTAATAATCTTGATAAAAAGCTTCAGATGATAAGCGAATCTTTGGCTCAGGAAATTGAAGTGCTGAAGATTAAGAAAAAAATAGATAACCGTGTCCGCAAGCAAATGGACAAAAATCAAAAAGAATATTATCTTCGCGAGCAGGCTAGAGCAATTCATGAAGAGCTTGGAGACGGGGACGAAGACCTTGTTGACTATATAAATAAAGCAAAGGAGCTTAAGCTTCCTCAAGAGGCAATGGAAAAAGTCGAAAAAGAAGTTAAACGACTTCAAAAGATGAGTTCAACTTCTCCTGAAGCTGGAGTTTCTCGTTCTTATATAGAGTGGATTTTGGATATTCCTTGGACCAAAGCCACAGAAGATAACTTGGACTTGCAAAGAGCAAGAGAAATACTTAATGAAGACCATTTTGGTTTAGAAAAAGTAAAAGAAAGGATATTGGAATATCTTGCTGTATTGCATTTGACCAAGACATTAAAAGGACCTATTCTTTGCTTTGTTGGCCCTCCTGGAGTAGGAAAGACATCAATTGTTAAGTCAATTGCAAGAGCGTTGGGTAGAAACTTTGTATCCATGTCTTTGGGTGGAGTTAAAGATGAGGCTGAAATTAGAGGTCATCGTCGTACTTATATTGGTGCCATACCCGGCAGAATTATATATCATATGAAACAGGCTGGAACAACTAATCCTGTATTTTTGTTTGACGAAATAGATAAGATGTCGAGTGATTTTAGAGGCGACCCTGCTTCTGCAATGCTGGAAGTTTTGGACCCTGAACAAAATTACCAATTTAGAGATCATTATTTGGAAATACCTTACGACCTTTCCAAGGTTATGTTTATAACTACCGCAAACAGTATTGAAACTATCCATCCTGCGCTTATTGACCGTATGGAAGTAATAGAACTAAGCGGTTATACAGAAGAAGAAAAATATGAAATTGCGACCAAGTTCTTGTTGCCTAAACAGATGAAAAATCACGGGCTTGATAACACAAAGATAGAGATAGAACCAAACGCAATGTATAAAATTATTAATAATTATACAGGTGAGTCTGGAGTAAGAAGCTTAGAGAGAGAAATAGCTGAAATCTGCAGAAAGGTTGCTTTAGATATAGTTGAAAAAGGCAACCAATCTGAACACAAAATAACATCAGATAATTTAATCCGTTATCTTGGAGTACCAAAATATCGTGATAATGAAATGAATGATCATGATGAAATCGGAGCTTCTACAGGTCTAGCTTGGACTTCAATAGGCGGAAAAACCTTAACAATTGAAGTATCCTTAATAGATGGTGGTAAGGGAGACATAATTTTGACAGGCAATCTTGGAGATGTAATGAAAGAGTCTTGCCGTACTGCTATAAGCTTGATCAAGGCCAGAGCAAAAGAATGGAATATAGACCCGACTGTATTTAATAAAACAGATATTCATATTCATGTGCCTGAAGGTGCTACTCCAAAAGACGGTCCTAGCGCAGGCATCACAATAGCTACTGCGATTTTATCAGCGTTTACCCAACGTGCAGTTAAGAAAGAAGTTGCTATGACAGGAGAGGTTACGTTGAGAGGCAAGGTATTGCCTATAGGCGGACTAAAAGAAAAAATGCTTGCAGCAAAACGTATGGGTATTAAAAAGCTGATTATACCTAAAGAAAATGAAAAGGACTTGATAGATATACCTGATAGCATAAAAGAAAAAATGGAAATTATTATGGTAGATGATATTTCTAGCGTGTTTAAAAATGCAATAGTATGATAAATAATGTTACCATAAAAAAAGCGCAATTTATTAAGTCTATTGTTAATATAAAAGATTTGCCCCAAGATGATATAGCGCATATTTGCGTTTTAGGAAAATCCAATGTGGGCAAGTCTTCTTTTATTAATAAACTTTGCAACAATTATAAACTTGCCCGTGTTTCAAAAGAAGCAGGTCGGACAAGAATGCTTAATTTCTTTTTGATCAATGACGGCGCATTTTATCTTGTGGATTTTCCGGGATACGGCTATCAACAGAGCGGAAAGAGCTTTAATTTGTTGTGGGGTAATTTAATAGAAAAATATTTTTCAATATGCCCCAAAATCCGTCAGGTATTAGTGCTTGTAGATATTAGACAT
The nucleotide sequence above comes from Clostridia bacterium. Encoded proteins:
- the yihA gene encoding ribosome biogenesis GTP-binding protein YihA/YsxC — translated: MINNVTIKKAQFIKSIVNIKDLPQDDIAHICVLGKSNVGKSSFINKLCNNYKLARVSKEAGRTRMLNFFLINDGAFYLVDFPGYGYQQSGKSFNLLWGNLIEKYFSICPKIRQVLVLVDIRHEPTQNDIDMVQYLYVNQIPFCVLASKSDKISKSKIPVSVNMLASHLRIGKDNIIPFSSENGHNIDKITQFIFEKVNIDTSA
- the lon gene encoding endopeptidase La, producing the protein MAEFIPNNDEIQESAINNYKMPRILKMIALRGLVIFPYMSVSFDIARDKSLFALNKALENDEQIFLVTQKHASQNDPAPKDIYRIGTICKIKQVLKMPGDTLRVLAEGIERAEIESYHSIKPYFEVVLKDMPADNSDPLLIEAMKRIAKENFEEYSRYDTKIVTDNFAHIDIETEPEKFVYAVGQYIYTKESDRQELLSINNLDKKLQMISESLAQEIEVLKIKKKIDNRVRKQMDKNQKEYYLREQARAIHEELGDGDEDLVDYINKAKELKLPQEAMEKVEKEVKRLQKMSSTSPEAGVSRSYIEWILDIPWTKATEDNLDLQRAREILNEDHFGLEKVKERILEYLAVLHLTKTLKGPILCFVGPPGVGKTSIVKSIARALGRNFVSMSLGGVKDEAEIRGHRRTYIGAIPGRIIYHMKQAGTTNPVFLFDEIDKMSSDFRGDPASAMLEVLDPEQNYQFRDHYLEIPYDLSKVMFITTANSIETIHPALIDRMEVIELSGYTEEEKYEIATKFLLPKQMKNHGLDNTKIEIEPNAMYKIINNYTGESGVRSLEREIAEICRKVALDIVEKGNQSEHKITSDNLIRYLGVPKYRDNEMNDHDEIGASTGLAWTSIGGKTLTIEVSLIDGGKGDIILTGNLGDVMKESCRTAISLIKARAKEWNIDPTVFNKTDIHIHVPEGATPKDGPSAGITIATAILSAFTQRAVKKEVAMTGEVTLRGKVLPIGGLKEKMLAAKRMGIKKLIIPKENEKDLIDIPDSIKEKMEIIMVDDISSVFKNAIV
- a CDS encoding DNA starvation/stationary phase protection protein; the protein is MENIKSILNKEVANFAVLYTKLHNYHWYVKGKLFYTLHSKLEELYDAVTGFYDDVAERLLMIGGRPAATLKEYLALATIQEASGNETTEDMIKTVLKDFEKVIGELAEGIKAANEAGDDVTADLLVGISKDLQKQAWMLRTVTE
- the murA gene encoding UDP-N-acetylglucosamine 1-carboxyvinyltransferase, producing the protein MDKNKEKLIITGGKPLHGEIAVDTSKNAVLPILAASILNSGKTVLHNIMPITDVYNMLNILSTLGCTYTWHDRDLHINCIKAHSWEIPQDLAREIRSSIFMLGSILSRFRAAKVSYPGGCDIGIRPIDLHLKGLKDLNVKIKEEHGFIICDGTNMRGGVIHLDYPSVGATENLMMAAVLIEGTTEIRNAAKEPEIIDLQNFINSMGGKISGAGTSTITIQGVETLTDCEYTPIPDRIIGGTYLIACAICGGKIKVNNFQSEHLYALIAKLRESGCEFQIGPNYIEIECKQRPITAQIIETLPYPGFPTDLQAPMTALQAISDGTCMIIENMFETRFKHCPELIKMGANITVRDRMAIVRGVSHLQGAEVTAMDLRGGAALVLAGLAAKGTTVINNVYHIDRGYYAIEEKFRQLGGEIIRVSS